One window from the genome of Kluyveromyces marxianus DMKU3-1042 DNA, complete genome, chromosome 3 encodes:
- the CUE2 gene encoding Cue2p has product MDDSAVHTLAQLFPDATQTKLRNALASAQGDPNLASTILLSEMSMGRQGETVAQLASMFPDKPRAVLQRVLEDSGSLDAAVEVLLGDASGDSFGDAFGDALPKALPNKREATNQASGKARGLATSQDSGPAIVQKYGYVSKRVAEDLCAQYSDPIRALIQLVYTGTRGTSTSNTGTSTGTSTATNTSDDLSDLLHSPRLSSISPRFLEKALEYFHGDHERTAALLILIAEHNYGKHTGYYRVEPGPGPGPGPGTSSIRQGTSSARSQIKPRFSPSPSTSTIPKAISSPINGTRDGTRDGTRDGPEAGDEPQTLDFHGWLPEDAANTAAQRLARWWATELAQRELNNTRLNQIEAVHVSPVTLVTGRGLHSTGGVPRVRIRVQRMLDELNYVYIEEPSRFTVTGRRRIRQR; this is encoded by the coding sequence ATGGACGACTCGGCCGTTCATACCTTGGCCCAGCTGTTCCCCGATGCGACCCAAACCAAGCTCCGAAACGCGCTTGCTAGCGCTCAGGGCGACCCAAACCTAGCATCGACGATCTTGCTCAGCGAGATGAGCATGGGCAGACAAGGCGAAACAGTGGCCCAGCTGGCGAGCATGTTCCCTGACAAGCCCCGGGCCGTGCTCCAGCGGGTGCTCGAGGACTCTGGGAGTCTGGACGCTGCTGTGGAGGTGTTACTGGGGGATGCCTCTGGCGATTCATTTGGTGATGCATTTGGCGATGCCTTGCCAAAGGCATTGCCAAATAAGAGAGAGGCCACTAACCAGGCCTCTGGAAAGGCCAGAGGCCTGGCCACCAGCCAGGATAGTGGACCTGCCATTGTGCAGAAGTATGGCTACGTTTCCAAGCGTGTAGCTGAGGACTTGTGCGCCCAGTATTCCGATCCCATTAGAGCGTTGATCCAGTTGGTGTACACAGGTACTAGAGGTACTAGCACCTCTAATACAGGTACCAGTACAGGTACAAGTACAGCTACTAATACAAGTGATGACCTCTCCGACCTGCTCCACTCGCCCCGGCTCAGCTCCATCAGCCCTCGCTTCCTCGAGAAGGCCCTCGAGTACTTCCACGGCGACCACGAGCGCACCGCTGCCTTGCTCATCCTCATCGCAGAGCACAACTACGGCAAGCACACGGGGTACTACAGGGTGGAGCCGGGACCAGGACCAGGACCAGGACCAGGCACTTCATCCATCAGGCAAGGCACTTCATCTGCCAGGTCCCAAATCAAACCCAGGTTTAGTCCCAGCCCCAGCACCAGTACCATCCCCAAAGCCATCTCTAGCCCCATAAATGGGACTAGAGATGGGACTAGAGATGGGACTAGAGATGGGCCTGAAGCTGGGGATGAGCCTCAGACCCTCGACTTCCACGGCTGGCTCCCCGAAGACGCTGCCAACACCGCTGCCCAACGGCTCGCGCGCTGGTGGGCCACAGAACTCGCCCAAAGAGAGCTCAACAACACCAGGCTCAACCAGATCGAAGCAGTGCACGTCTCTCCAGTGACCCTCGTCACCGGTAGAGGCCTCCACAGCACTGGAGGCGTCCCAAGAGTCCGCATTCGCGTCCAAAGAATGCTCGATGAGCTTAATTACGTGTATATAGAAGAGCCATCGCGTTTTACAGTGACGGGAAGGAGAAGGATTCGCCAGAGGTAG
- the MIF2 gene encoding Mif2p: MDYMNLGVRSRKTGLTVDKLVPKDEYSMENIDDFFKEGDKTGPGLGPGPASTRTRPGHGPGQALDPRTTSGPGQGPGQSSFDAFKIPSTVPEPGTSPAPGTPENQTSDQWFPDVNEMPEVPHDSPGTPGSPGTPQKRFIREQDVDSYDSPDSDPSIRLTPEQDYRDVPDLVDDGETTRDTSLSEEHVLLEDELDDDFRPETDIDTEYRDGSTDGSTDDTSDDTSDDDSDHPEDSDSDHPEDSDSDSSLIQAQAKELLQNEKPTASATGGVRRSTRIRVAPLEFWRNEKVVYKRSSNKPVLEIDKIITYDHDQDEEEEQFLKNNKRSKTQAQGQAQAQAKTKSRPYNYIPSGRPRGRPRKNKPPEQEEGEKSGNARILQEIKNGTYPNAQWLQHGVYQSTVNVSADEKKDQDILAFAPGLAQAEQVTSSNNDKFTLAILFDKHKERFASGILKIPVDGAKTLANAHNAFINFYVIQGIVEVTVENKKFICTKGSSFQIPAFNNYGFTNKGMDNADLYFVQVTVPETFDGSQEPGSEADDTSDKSSSNMSLTTT, translated from the coding sequence ATGGACTACATGAACCTGGGCGTCCGCTCGCGGAAAACAGGGCTCACCGTCGACAAGCTGGTGCCCAAAGACGAGTATTCGATGGAAAACATCGATGACTTTTTTAAAGAGGGGGATAAGACGGGGCCAGGCCTTGGGCCAGGCCCTGCATCTACCAGAACCAGGCCTGGGCATGGCCCAGGGCAAGCCCTGGACCCTAGAACAACCTCTGGCCCCGGCCAGGGCCCAGGGCAAAGCTCTTTTGATGCGTTCAAGATCCCATCAACAGTGCCAGAACCAGGCACTTCCCCAGCCCCAGGCACTCCAGAGAACCAGACCTCCGACCAATGGTTCCCAGATGTGAATGAGATGCCTGAGGTGCCCCATGACTCCCCAGGGACCCCTGGCAGCCCTGGGACCCCTCAAAAACGTTTCATTCGCGAACAAGATGTTGACTCCTATGACTCCCCCGATAGTGACCCCTCCATCAGGCTCACGCCCGAGCAGGACTACAGAGACGTGCCAGACCTCGTGGACGACGGCGAAACCACCCGCGACACCTCGCTCTCCGAAGAACACGTCCTGCTCGAAGACGAACTCGACGACGATTTCAGACCGGAAACTGACATCGACACAGAATACCGGGACGGTTCTACAGATGGCTCTACAGATGATACTTCAGATGATACTTCAGATGACGACTCTGACCACCCTGAAGATAGTGACTCTGACCACCCTGAAGATAGTGACTCTGACTCCTCCCTCATCCAAGCGCAAGCAAAAGAACTCTTGCAAAACGAAAAGCCCACGGCCTCGGCCACAGGCGGCGTCCGAAGGTCCACCAGAATCAGAGTGGCCCCGCTAGAGTTCTggagaaacgaaaaagtCGTCTACAAGCGCAGCTCCAACAAGCCAGTGCTCGAAATCGACAAGATTATCACCTACGACCACGACCaggacgaagaagaagaacagtttctcaaaaataataagCGTTCCAAGACCCAGGCCCAGGGccaggcccaggcccaAGCCAAGACCAAATCAAGACCATACAACTACATACCCTCAGGCAGACCAAGAGGACGGCCCAGAAAGAATAAGCCCCcggaacaagaagaaggagaaaaatcTGGCAACGCCCGTATACtacaagaaataaaaaacgGAACCTACCCGAACGCCCAATGGCTCCAGCACGGCGTCTACCAATCCACCGTTAACGTCTCAGCAGACGAGAAAAAGGACCAAGACATACTCGCGTTCGCCCCAGGTCTCGCCCAAGCGGAACAGGTCACCTCTTCAAACAACGATAAGTTCACGCTTGCCATCTTGTTCGACAAACACAAAGAACGGTTCGCTAGCGGGATCTTGAAAATCCCCGTAGACGGGGCCAAAACTCTCGCTAACGCCCATAACGCATTCATCAACTTCTACGTCATCCAAGGTATAGTCGAGGTCACTgtcgaaaacaaaaagttcATATGTACCAAGGGCTCCTCGTTCCAAATCCCAGCTTTCAACAACTATGGTTTCACCAACAAGGGCATGGATAACGCTGATCTATATTTCGTGCAGGTAACGGTGCCAGAAACCTTCGACGGGTCGCAAGAACCAGGATCAGAAGCAGACGACACGTCAGATAAGTCCTCCAGCAACATGAGTCTAACAACGACCTAG